The Thermocrinis albus DSM 14484 genome segment CTCGGGTGGGACCTGGGGTAGTATGCCTGACATGTTCTCCTCTTTGTAAAACTTAGCAAATATGGGATCTACAGAAGCTGTGGCACCTATGATGAGGGATGTACTGCCTGTTGGCATAACAGCCAGCAGATAACCGTTTCTGAGACCATGCTCTTTCACCTCTTTAGCTAGTCCTATCCAGTCCAGATGGTTTCCGTTCTTTACACTTTCCTGCTGATTTTCTTCGGGTGTTCTTCCGAAGAATATACCCTTGCTCCAGTCAGATCCATCAAAGAGAGGATATTTGCCTCTCTCCTTGGCAAGATCACAGCTGGCCTTTATGGCGTAGTAAGCTATCCTCTCAAAGAGGGCATCAGCAAACTTAATATGTTCCTCAGACTCCCACTGAATACCGTTCTTCACAAGACAGTAGTGGTAGTTGGACACACCTATGCCTATAGCTCTATAGCGCTTGTTGGTGTACTCTGCCTCCTTTATGGCGTAAAAGTTGATGGAGATGACGTTATCCAGCATCCTCACCAGAACAGGCATCACCTTAGCCAGATCCTCCGCCGTGTACACCAGACCCAGATTGATGGAACCTAAGTTGCAAACCACCACGTCCCCTGACCTTTTCCTGTGGGTTATCCTGCCATCCTCCTCCAAGATGTCCTCCTCGTGAGTGGTCACCGACATGTTCTGTATAATCTCCATGCACAGGTTTGATGAGTAAACCATACCACAGTGCTTGTTGGGATTCAGGTAGTTGGCGGTATCCCTGAAGAAAATGTAAGGTTCTCCTGTCTCAAAGATAACGGTAAGGAGGCGTTTCCAGAGCTCCCAGGCGTCCACCTCCCTTTTGGCATAGGGCGGAAGCTCCTTCTCTAAACGAAGGTAGACCTCCTCAAACTCCTTGCCGTAAAAGTCTTCCAGGTTTTTCCCATCCTTGACCTTCTTGCAGTAGTAGGGGTCCATCAGCGTCCATTTTTCCCTTCTTCTGACTCTCTCCATAAAGAGATCGGGAATGGCTACCGCAGGGTGTATGTCGTGGGCCTTCTTTCTCTCATCACCCACGTTGGTTTTTACCTCCAGAAAATCCAGGACATCCTTGTGCCAGATGTCCAAGGTTATGCTGGCAGACCCCTTTCTCATACCCAACTGATCCACATAAACCATCACATCGTTGATGATCTTCACCACAGGAAGCACACCGCTGCTGGCACCTCTGAACTTCCTTATGGGAGCTCCGGTAGCCCTTATCTTACCCAGGTATATTCCTAAACCTCCCGCAAACTTAGATATCTGAGCAGCCTTCTGAACGTTGTCAAAAATATCGTAAAGATCATCGTCTACTGTAAGAACAAAGCAGGAGGAGAGCTGGGTGTGAGTTCTCCGAGCGTTCATCATGGTGGGAGTTGCCAGAGATACGTAGTGCTGACTGAGAACATCGTAGAACTTTTTGACCCACTCAAGGCGTTCCTCTTTTTTCTCCGCAATACCTAAGGTCATAGCTATGAGCATGTACATCTCCTGAGGAAGCTCTATGATCCTTCCTTCCTCGTCCCTCACCAGATATCTGTCCGACAGAACTTTTATACCCGTGTAGTTAAAGAGAAGGTCCCGCTCAGGCTTTATGTATTGAGCCAGCTGATCTATCTCTTCCTTGGTGTAGTTTTCCAGAAGATAGCCTCCGTATATGCCTCTGTCTGTGTAAGTTTTTATAAGGTGATAGAAAGACTCAGGGTTATAGGGTCTGTACTTTCCGTTTATCTTGTCCTTCACCTTGTAACCACGTAGATGCCCTACATCTTTGTAAAGATCGTACAGTAGGAGTCTTGCCGCCACATAGGTCCAGTCGGGCGTTTCCGGAGACACCTTCTCTGCCGCGGTCCTTATAAGAAGCTGTTGAATCTCACGAGTGGTGATGTTGTCCCGAAACTGTATCTGGGCATCCATCTCCAGCTCAAGGGGATCCACATCCAGTCCGGCACAAGCAAAATCTATCACTATGCGTATCTTGGATATATCCAACTCCTCCCTTCTTCCCGAACGCTTTATGACCTTCATGGCTACCTCCTTTACCTCTGATGGAAGGTATAAGTTTATCAGAAGGTGTCAGGAAGGATAGGGCACCTTCCCTATGCGGCAAGCCACCTGTGTATCATAAAGAAAATACGTCACTTTTCTGAACGTTGCCAAAGGGTTCAGCTCCACTATCTTTATATCCTATAGGAGAGGTAAAGGCCATGTTTGAGAAGTTTACTGAAAAGGCTCGACAAGTTATCCTGCAAGCAAGGGAAGAGGCCCTTGAACTGGGGCACACTTACCTAGGTAGTGAACATATACTGCTTGCCCTTATAAAGGACGAAGATCTGCCTACCCTCATCCTTTCCCGTTTTGGTCTCACACCCGATAGGGTAAGAAAGGCCATAATGGGTCAGGTGACGAGGGGAAGTAACTCCGGAGAGGTTCTCTTTGCTCCCGATGCCAAAAGGGTCCTTGAGTTCGCGGTGGAAGAGGCCCGTATACTCCATCATCAGTTTGTTGGTCCCGAACACCTTCTGATAGGCGTAGTGAGAGAGAAGACAGGTCTTGGCGGAAGGATACTGAGGGGATTTGGCTTGGATGAGTACTCGGTGAGGAGAGAGGTGCTACAGATACTGGGAGAGCTTCCTCCTCAGGAAAGCGTTAAGTACGCTCCCACACCTAACCTGGATAGGTTCTCAAGGGATCTTACCCAGATGGCGAGAGAGGGTAAACTGGATCCTGTCATAGGAAGGGACAGGGAGATAGAGAGGGTCATACAGATACTGGTGAGACGTAGAAAGAACAACCCGGTTCTTTTGGGTGATCCGGGCGTAGGTAAAACAGCTATAGTGGAAGGTCTGGCTCAAAGGATAGCGGAGAGGAGAGTTCCCGAACCACTCCTTAACAAGAGGATAGTGGCTCTGGACCTGGCAGCTCTTGTGGCAGGCACCAAGTACAGAGGTCAGTTTGAGGAGCGCCTTAAGAACATACTGAAGGAGTTGGAGAAAGCTCCCAACGTGATACTTTTCATAGATGAGATTCACACGTTGGTGGGTGCAGGTTCTGCGGAAGGTTCTATAGATGCCTCCAACATGCTTAAACCTGCTTTGGCAAGGGGAGAAATACAGGTTATAGGTGCCACCACCTTGGATGAGTACAGGAAGTACATAGAGAAGGACGGTGCTTTGGAAAGAAGGTTTCAACCTGTCCTTGTAGAGGAACCTACGGTAGAGGACACCATACAGATCCTTTATGGTCTCAAGCCCAAGTTTGAGGAGTTCCATAACGTAGAGTACACACCGCAGGCTATAGAGAAGGCGGTGATTCTTTCGGAGCGCTACATTACCGAAAGACATCTCCCCGACAAGGCCATAGACGTCATGGACGAAGCCGGCTCCCTTGTGAAGCTGAGGGCTTACCAGTTACCTCCTGAGCTACAAGAGTTGGAGGAAAGAATAAAGCAGATAGAGGCTGAGAAGGATGAGGCAGCCAGTGAACAGGACTACGAGAGGGCAGCGAGACTCAGAGATGAGGAGCTGAGATTGAGGGCCAAGCTGGAGAACCTTAAGATGAAGTGGAAACAAGAGATGGCCCACAACAGACCTAAGGTGACGGAGGAGGACGTGGCGGAGGTGGTAGCACGCTGGACAGGTATACCCGTCAAGAGGGTACACGAGAGCGACATGGAAAAACTCCTACACATAGAGGAGGAGCTCAAGAAGAGGGTGGTAGGACAGGACGAAGCCATAAAAGCCGTGGCTAGGGCTATAAGAAGATCACGGGTAGGTCTCAAAGGCAGACACAGACCTATAGGTGTGTTTCTGTTCTTAGGTCCTACAGGTGTAGGTAAAACGGAGACGGCTAAGGCACTGGCCGAGTATCTCTTTGGTACAGAAGACGCTCTCATCAGGTTCGACATGTCAGAGTATATGGAGAAACACACCGTCTCCCGCCTTGTAGGTGCACCTCCCGGTTACGTAGGTTACGAAGAAGGTGGGCAGCTCACCGAAAAGGTACGTAGGAGACCCTACTCTGTTCTTCTCTTTGACGAGATAGAAAAGGCTCATCCAGATGTGTTTAACATATTCCTACAGATCTTCGATGATGGAAGACTCACCGATGCTATGGGAAGGACAGTAGACTTTTCCAACACCATCATCATCATGACTTCTAACCTGGGTGCCAGGTTGATAGTGCAGGGTGGAAAGATGGGCTTCGAGCAAAAGTTCGGCATGATAGACTTTGAACAGATGAAGAAGAACGTTTTGGAACAGGTAAAGAGAACCTTCAGCCCCGAGTTTCTCAACAGGTTGGATGAGATAATCGTGTACAGGCCTCTGGAGAAGGAGGATATAGTGAAGATTCTGGACCTGCAGGTGGCGGAGATCAACAGGAGCCTTACCGACTGGGGTGTAAAGGTCAAACTCCACAAGAGCTTTGTAGACTGGCTCATAGAGAAAGAGTACAAACCTGAATACGGTGCGAGAAGCATAAAAAGAGCTCTTCAGCGCCACGTGGAGGATCTCCTTGCAGAGGAGCTCATAAAAGGTAACCTGGCAGATGTGGAGCTGGTGGAGATAAAGGTAAAAGATGACAAACCTTACATAAGGCCTATCAAGAAGAAGGAGAATCTGGAAGCTCTTGTGAGCCAACCATCTGAGTAATGTTCCTGAGGGGGAACACGCGAGACGTTCCCCCTCTGCTGGATACACCTATGAGTCGGTGGGCGTAGGAGGCCAGAACTTCCCTGAGGGTCACCACTATAAACTGGGCATACGAGGATCTTTCTCTGATTAACTCTCCTACACGGCGCGCGTTGACCTCGTCTAAATGAGCATCCACTTCATCAAAGTAGTAGAATATGGACGGTCTGTACTCCTGTATGGCAAAGATGAGAGAAAGAGCGGCGAGAGTTTTTTCTCCTCCCGATATGGCCTCAAGATACTGTACCTCCTTTCCTCTAGGCTTCACCACCAGGTGAATACCTCCCGACAGGGGATCCTCCTCCTTTTCCAGAACCATGTAAGCGGTTCCACCGGGCGACAGCTGGGAGAATATCCGGCGTAAGTTTCTGTTTATGCTGTTGTAGGCCGACATAAAAGCTTTCAACTTCTTGGTATCTAACTCCTCTATGAGGCGTATTATGGATTCCTTCTCCTCCTTAAGTTTACTGTACCGCTCTTGGTACTCTTGATGCCTCTCCTTATACTCCCTGTAGTCCTCTTCTGCCTTCATGTTGATACTTCCCAAAGCCTCCAGTTTGCTCTGTAGTTTCTGAAGTTGGTCACGCAGTTTTTGGAAACTCTCCTGTACTTCAAAACCTTCGCCTTCAAAACCCAACTCTCTAAGTCTACCTTTTATCTCCTCGTACCTTTCTTCCCAACGTACCTTCTCCTTATCCATTTGGTGAAGTTCCTCCTCCTTCTTCTCCCTCTCCATCCTCAACATACCGAGGAACGAAGTAAGCTGTCTCAGTTCATCTTCCAACGCATCCTTCCTACGATACATCTCGTAAGCGGTAGAGTTAAGCTCTCTCAGTTGTTCTTCTAATCTATCCCTTTCAGTTATGAGAGCCACCTCCTCTTCCTCTAAGCTGTTCCATCGGGAAGAGACCTCCTCTAAGGATACTTCCCTTAGACCTATCTCCTTTTCCAGAGTTTGGATCTCTGCCTCCAGCTGCTGTAGCTTCAACTTCAAAGAGAAGATCTCCTCCCTCTTTCTCTCTATCCTTTTCCTCTCTCTCTCGTAATGCTGGCGCAGTTCCTCTATTCCCGAACTCCTGTAGTGCTGTAGAATATCGGACCTCCTCAACACTAAGTTGTCCAGCTTCTCCCTAAGGGTGGGTATCTCTTCCTCCAAACTCCTCTTTTCCAACAGGAGCCTTTCTTCTTGTTCCACAAGATGACGCATGTACTCCTTCCCTTTGGCCAGCTTTATCTCCAACTGTTTTATCTTCTCAAAGGTCTCCTTATCCCTCTCCTGAAGTTCTTCTATCTTCCTGCGAAGTATGTGGATAACCCCTTCTTTCTCCAGAACCTCTTTCCTCAAGGTGGATACCTTCTCCTCCAGTTCCACAAGAGCTCTGTCATCCCTCTCCTTCCTCTTAAGAAGTTCCTCCAGCTTCCTCCTGTAGGACTCTGCCCCTAGATACCCTCCGTAATCTGTATACCCACCCGTTATTATCCCGCTTTTCTCAAAAAGCTCACCCTCTAAGGTGACCATACGGTACAGACCTATTCCTATGGCTTTTGCCCTTTCGTAATCTTCTACCACGAGGGTATCTCCAAAAACGAACTTTATCGCTTTCTCCACACGGGGATCGTACTCTACCAGTCTTATGGCAAAGTCTACGTATCCCCGCACACGGGGATAGGGAGGAAGTTGTACATCCCTTATCCTCTTGAGAGGTATAAAACTCATTCTACCTCCCTTGAGTTCCTTAAGTCTTCTGATACATTCCTGAGCCACGTCCTCATCTTCCACAATGACGTAGGACAACCTTGATCCCCCTGCCACCTCTATGGCTCTTATGTAAAGACTATCCTTAACCCTTATAAGATCAGAAACCCTCCCATACACACCCCTTATGTCCTCAAAGGGAAGGTGCGTCAGCTCCAAGTCCCTTATTTTGGACTCCAGGACAGCTATCTCCTTCAGAAGATTCTCCCTCTCTTCTCTCCTTTTACGGAGATGATCCTCCAGATCTGCCAGTTCCCTCTTCTTGAGGATCACCATCTGTTCCTCTTTTTGGAGCATTTGGATGAAGTTTTCCTTCTGTAAAACAGAGTCTTTGGAGCCTTCTTTGAGGGATTCTAACTCTCTTTCTGTGTTTTGCAGTTCCTCTTCTAGTCTCTCTATCCTTAGCTGAATGTCTTTTATCTTTATCTCCAGCTGAGATAACTGATCCTTCTTGTGACGCAGTGTCCCTTCCAGTTTCTTTATGCGTTCCTCCACGCTTTCCAGTTCACCGAAGGATGCCTTTAGGAAGCTCTCCTTTTCCTGAAGGGTCTTCTGTAGTTCTTCCAACATAACTTCGTCCTCTGTTAGTTCCTCTTCCCTTTGGATGAGTTGGTGAGCCAGATCCTCCTTCTCTATTCTTAGTCTGTCGGCGTCATGTTTCAGGTGTTCCAGCTGACGTTCCAGTGTGGTGCGCTGATCCAAAAGTTCCTCCTTGGTCCTGGCGATCTGTTGAAGGCGGTTACTTATACTTTCCAGTTTCTGGCTTAGCCTTCCCACCATCTCTCTGTGAGGCAGTAACTTTTCCCTAAGCTCCTTTAGTTTCTCCTCCAATAGGTTTAACTCTCCTTGTTTTTCCTCCTCCTGCTGCCTTAAGGAGGCTAACTCTTCTCTCAGGACCTTCTCCTTAGATTCAATGGTTTCCAGTTGGGTTTTTATCTGCTGGGCTTCCTTAACCAGCAACTTTATCTGAAGCTCCCTCCTTCTTTCCTCCAGCTCTCTGTACTCTTCCAACTTCCTCACCTCTTCCTTCAGTTTCTCCATGTGTACTTCTAGCTCATCCATGAGAAGTCTTAACTCCCTTATCCTCAACTCCACATCTCCCAGATCTGCCAATGCTTTCTGCTTTTTCTCCTCGTACTCACCAACTCCAGAGATCTCCTCTATCAGTTTTCTACGCTCCACAGGTGTCATCTTCACAAAACGCACCACATCACCCTGGAGAACCACGTTGTAGGCATTTTCGTATATACCTGCCGCAGCCAAAAACTCCTTCAGGTCCTTCTCTCTAACCCACTGACCGTTTATACGGAACACGCTCCTCCCATCGGGATAAACCTTACGGGATATCACCACATGAGAGTCCTCTGTAGGAAAAGCTCCGAAATTGTTAAAGTGTACCTCCACATAGGCGTAAGGTGCCCTCTGTCCATCCTTTGTGTGGATGAGATAGGATAAGTTTTTGGCCCTCAGCATCCTGGCTGTGGCTATACCTAAAGCAAAGGATATGGCGTCTCCTATGTTGGACTTTCCCGAACCGTTTGGCCCCACTATAGCGGTAAAACCCTCTCCCAGAGGTATCTCCAATCTGTTCATACCGTAGGACTTAAAACCTTCCACTACTATCTTCTCTATGTACCCTTTAGTTTCCTTCATTGCAGACCTTTTGACAGGGTATAATTTTAAAACCATATGGAGTACTTTTTCTTTCCCGACGTTTATGCGGACCGACAGCTGATAGATTACTACGTACTTGTTTTTAATCTAAGATCAGAAAGTATGGTGAGACTTGTGGAACGTGACGGGCGTAGGTACATTGTGGACATCTACGACTGGGAATCCTTTAAGAGAAGTGCCTACAACGTGATCTTATACGAAATGGGAGATGAGATAGGAAGATTTGAGGACATAGAGACAGCTCTTAGGACCGCTTACCGTATGGCCTATACAGATGCTGTACGCCTGAACCCGAAGCGAGTAGAACCCTCCTTGGGAGTAGGTGCGCCTCCCATAGACGTGATAAAGAGGGTGTTTCCTGTAGAGTTCTCGCTGGATCCTTTCCCCGCCGATCTGGACGCCTTTTTGGAAGAAGTGGTGAGAAGTCTTAACGAAACGGGAGAGCTGGAACTATGACCAAAGATATAACGGATCTCCTTGAGGAACTTACACCAGCGCGCATAGTGGAGGAGCTAAGCAGGTACGTGGTGGGACAGGAGGAAGCCAAAAAGGCGGTAGCTATAGCTCTCAGAAACAGGTGGAGGAGGCAGAAGCTACCCGAGCATATAAGGGACGAAGTGGCACCCAAGAACCTTCTGATGATAGGACCTACCGGGGTAGGTAAGACCGAGATAGCCCGTAGACTGGCCCAACTCATAAAGGCTCCTTTTGTGAAGGTGGAGGCTACCAAATACACGGAGATAGGTTACGTAGGAAGGGACGTAGAGTCCATGGTGAGGGAGTTGGTGGAAGTTTCCTACCAGATGGTTAAGCAAGAGAAACTACAGAGTGTGAGAGAAAGAGCGCGCAGAGCTGCTGAAGAGAGAATCCTGGACTACCTGGTACCCCAACAGCTTAGCTTCGGTCATAGATCTCCCCAAGATCTCAGCAGGCGCGAGGCAATAAGAGAGAAACTGAGAAGTGGTGAGTTGGACGAAAAGTACGTGGAGATAGACGTGCAGGAAAAGATGCCACCCATAGTGGGTATAGCTGGACCTCCGGGTCTTGAGGAGTTGGAGGAACAGATAAGGAACATGCTGGGTGGCGTTCTCAGTGGAAGGAAGAGAAGGAAAGTTAAGGTTAAGGAAGCATTACACCTTCTGGAGCAGGAGGAGGCGGAAAAACTAATAGATCAAGAGGAAGTAGCACGAGAGGCCATCTACAGAGCGGAGAACTTTGGCATCATATTCATAGACGAAATTGACAAGATAGCCATAAAGACACCGGGAGTCGGTCCAGGAGTTTCCAGAGAAGGTGTTCAGAGGGACCTTCTTCCTATAGTGGAAGGTACAGTGGTTAAAACCAAGTACGGCCCCGTCAGGACGGATCACATCCTCTTCATAGCGGCGGGTGCCTTTCATATGTCTAAGCCTTCGGACCTTATCCCCGAACTTCAGGGTAGGTTTCCCATCCGTGTAGAACTAAAGCCTCTCACCAAAGAGGACTTTAAGAGGATCTTGGTGGAACCTAGAAACGCCCTCACCAAGCAGTATATAGAACTTCTGAAAACGGAGGGAGTACAGCTGGAGTTTACCGACGATGCCATAGAAGCTATAGCTCAGCTGGCAGAAGAGGTCAACAACAGGATGGAGAACATAGGAGCCCGGAGACTTCACACCCTTATGGAAAAGCTTCTGGAAGACATCTCCTTCAACGCTCCAGAACTCTCCGGACAGAGGATCATAATAGATGAACGTTTCGTAAAGGCAAAACTGGAAGGGCTTGCTAGGGATGTGGAAGTCTCCAAGTACATACTGTGATGCAACAACTTTGGTTTTTCCTTAAGAGGCTGGAGGAGATACTGAATCTTCAGTACAAGAGTGTCAACATAGTACTCTACGCGGGTGGTAAGTTCCCTTTTTCTCCCTCGGCAGTACTGGATATTCTCCGTTACAGCTCTGAGGCTGTTGATCTCCTGGTGGAGCTAATAAA includes the following:
- the smc gene encoding chromosome segregation protein SMC, with product MKETKGYIEKIVVEGFKSYGMNRLEIPLGEGFTAIVGPNGSGKSNIGDAISFALGIATARMLRAKNLSYLIHTKDGQRAPYAYVEVHFNNFGAFPTEDSHVVISRKVYPDGRSVFRINGQWVREKDLKEFLAAAGIYENAYNVVLQGDVVRFVKMTPVERRKLIEEISGVGEYEEKKQKALADLGDVELRIRELRLLMDELEVHMEKLKEEVRKLEEYRELEERRRELQIKLLVKEAQQIKTQLETIESKEKVLREELASLRQQEEEKQGELNLLEEKLKELREKLLPHREMVGRLSQKLESISNRLQQIARTKEELLDQRTTLERQLEHLKHDADRLRIEKEDLAHQLIQREEELTEDEVMLEELQKTLQEKESFLKASFGELESVEERIKKLEGTLRHKKDQLSQLEIKIKDIQLRIERLEEELQNTERELESLKEGSKDSVLQKENFIQMLQKEEQMVILKKRELADLEDHLRKRREERENLLKEIAVLESKIRDLELTHLPFEDIRGVYGRVSDLIRVKDSLYIRAIEVAGGSRLSYVIVEDEDVAQECIRRLKELKGGRMSFIPLKRIRDVQLPPYPRVRGYVDFAIRLVEYDPRVEKAIKFVFGDTLVVEDYERAKAIGIGLYRMVTLEGELFEKSGIITGGYTDYGGYLGAESYRRKLEELLKRKERDDRALVELEEKVSTLRKEVLEKEGVIHILRRKIEELQERDKETFEKIKQLEIKLAKGKEYMRHLVEQEERLLLEKRSLEEEIPTLREKLDNLVLRRSDILQHYRSSGIEELRQHYERERKRIERKREEIFSLKLKLQQLEAEIQTLEKEIGLREVSLEEVSSRWNSLEEEEVALITERDRLEEQLRELNSTAYEMYRRKDALEDELRQLTSFLGMLRMEREKKEEELHQMDKEKVRWEERYEEIKGRLRELGFEGEGFEVQESFQKLRDQLQKLQSKLEALGSINMKAEEDYREYKERHQEYQERYSKLKEEKESIIRLIEELDTKKLKAFMSAYNSINRNLRRIFSQLSPGGTAYMVLEKEEDPLSGGIHLVVKPRGKEVQYLEAISGGEKTLAALSLIFAIQEYRPSIFYYFDEVDAHLDEVNARRVGELIRERSSYAQFIVVTLREVLASYAHRLIGVSSRGGTSRVFPLRNITQMVGSQELPDSPSS
- the hslU gene encoding ATP-dependent protease ATPase subunit HslU encodes the protein MTKDITDLLEELTPARIVEELSRYVVGQEEAKKAVAIALRNRWRRQKLPEHIRDEVAPKNLLMIGPTGVGKTEIARRLAQLIKAPFVKVEATKYTEIGYVGRDVESMVRELVEVSYQMVKQEKLQSVRERARRAAEERILDYLVPQQLSFGHRSPQDLSRREAIREKLRSGELDEKYVEIDVQEKMPPIVGIAGPPGLEELEEQIRNMLGGVLSGRKRRKVKVKEALHLLEQEEAEKLIDQEEVAREAIYRAENFGIIFIDEIDKIAIKTPGVGPGVSREGVQRDLLPIVEGTVVKTKYGPVRTDHILFIAAGAFHMSKPSDLIPELQGRFPIRVELKPLTKEDFKRILVEPRNALTKQYIELLKTEGVQLEFTDDAIEAIAQLAEEVNNRMENIGARRLHTLMEKLLEDISFNAPELSGQRIIIDERFVKAKLEGLARDVEVSKYIL
- a CDS encoding ribonucleoside-diphosphate reductase subunit alpha — encoded protein: MKVIKRSGRREELDISKIRIVIDFACAGLDVDPLELEMDAQIQFRDNITTREIQQLLIRTAAEKVSPETPDWTYVAARLLLYDLYKDVGHLRGYKVKDKINGKYRPYNPESFYHLIKTYTDRGIYGGYLLENYTKEEIDQLAQYIKPERDLLFNYTGIKVLSDRYLVRDEEGRIIELPQEMYMLIAMTLGIAEKKEERLEWVKKFYDVLSQHYVSLATPTMMNARRTHTQLSSCFVLTVDDDLYDIFDNVQKAAQISKFAGGLGIYLGKIRATGAPIRKFRGASSGVLPVVKIINDVMVYVDQLGMRKGSASITLDIWHKDVLDFLEVKTNVGDERKKAHDIHPAVAIPDLFMERVRRREKWTLMDPYYCKKVKDGKNLEDFYGKEFEEVYLRLEKELPPYAKREVDAWELWKRLLTVIFETGEPYIFFRDTANYLNPNKHCGMVYSSNLCMEIIQNMSVTTHEEDILEEDGRITHRKRSGDVVVCNLGSINLGLVYTAEDLAKVMPVLVRMLDNVISINFYAIKEAEYTNKRYRAIGIGVSNYHYCLVKNGIQWESEEHIKFADALFERIAYYAIKASCDLAKERGKYPLFDGSDWSKGIFFGRTPEENQQESVKNGNHLDWIGLAKEVKEHGLRNGYLLAVMPTGSTSLIIGATASVDPIFAKFYKEENMSGILPQVPPEIKKYFWHYKSAYHIDQEWSIRAAAARQKWIDQSQSFNLYIDPEKIDGPTLSHLYQLAHQLGLKTVYYCRSKSITDIEECESCST
- a CDS encoding ATP-dependent Clp protease ATP-binding subunit, yielding MFEKFTEKARQVILQAREEALELGHTYLGSEHILLALIKDEDLPTLILSRFGLTPDRVRKAIMGQVTRGSNSGEVLFAPDAKRVLEFAVEEARILHHQFVGPEHLLIGVVREKTGLGGRILRGFGLDEYSVRREVLQILGELPPQESVKYAPTPNLDRFSRDLTQMAREGKLDPVIGRDREIERVIQILVRRRKNNPVLLGDPGVGKTAIVEGLAQRIAERRVPEPLLNKRIVALDLAALVAGTKYRGQFEERLKNILKELEKAPNVILFIDEIHTLVGAGSAEGSIDASNMLKPALARGEIQVIGATTLDEYRKYIEKDGALERRFQPVLVEEPTVEDTIQILYGLKPKFEEFHNVEYTPQAIEKAVILSERYITERHLPDKAIDVMDEAGSLVKLRAYQLPPELQELEERIKQIEAEKDEAASEQDYERAARLRDEELRLRAKLENLKMKWKQEMAHNRPKVTEEDVAEVVARWTGIPVKRVHESDMEKLLHIEEELKKRVVGQDEAIKAVARAIRRSRVGLKGRHRPIGVFLFLGPTGVGKTETAKALAEYLFGTEDALIRFDMSEYMEKHTVSRLVGAPPGYVGYEEGGQLTEKVRRRPYSVLLFDEIEKAHPDVFNIFLQIFDDGRLTDAMGRTVDFSNTIIIMTSNLGARLIVQGGKMGFEQKFGMIDFEQMKKNVLEQVKRTFSPEFLNRLDEIIVYRPLEKEDIVKILDLQVAEINRSLTDWGVKVKLHKSFVDWLIEKEYKPEYGARSIKRALQRHVEDLLAEELIKGNLADVELVEIKVKDDKPYIRPIKKKENLEALVSQPSE